The Cellulomonas sp. S1-8 genome has a window encoding:
- a CDS encoding bifunctional nitrate reductase/sulfite reductase flavoprotein subunit alpha — protein MTLTTTAQDERTAATQVATVCSYCGVGCGIVLDVGEDGAVRRASGDRSHPANAGRLCTKGATSATMLAAGGRLSTALARTERGAAPVPVDVDAAVADVARRLREILDRDGPDAIALYVSGQMSIEAQYLANKLAKGYLRTNQIESNSRLCMASAGTGYKLSLGSDGPPGSYEDLDHADVFLVIGANMADCHPVLFLRMLDRVKAGARLIVVDPRRTATADKADLFLQVRPGTDLALLNGLLHLLVEAGAVDDAFVAEHTTGWDAMPGFLADYPPDVVETLTGVPAADLRAAAALIAGAENWVSCWTMGLNQSTHGTWNTNALVNLHLATGAIGRRGSGPFSLTGQPNAMGGREMGYMGPGLPGQRSVVDADDRAFVEDLWGVPRGTIRADGVGTGTVDMFRRMADGEIRACWVICTNPVASVGNRRTVIEGLERAELVVTQDVFADTETNAYADVVLPAAMWAEADGVMVNSERTMTLARRALAAPGQALPDWELIARVATAMGFDGFAYTSPQEVFDELRRSSNPRTGYDLRGVSYERLRREPVQWPCASPDAPARNPLRYLNDGEHSPVLTRPDGTRPRLAFATPDGRAVFHARPHTDPAEMPDDDHPFWFTTGRVQHQWHTMTKTGKVPALTKLEPGPFVEVNPADAAHLGLVDRAPVEVASRRGRAVLPVVVTDRVPPGTCFAPFHWNDVFGEYLAVNAVTNDAVDPLSFQPELKACAVALTPVAVVAPPAPLAPTAPERAAPGTFPHATPEFDGPATMRALAAALGVDDVAPPALGDDERRYLAGFLAGLGRGATGTPVLPATAPLSGDHALWVDGVLAGMFSRAPAPPTASAPSHTVTVLWASQTGTAEEVAGVVAQRLAAAGRVPQVVAMDDALENLPRHGDVVLVTSTFGDGDPPDNGAALWEVLADPQAPSFAGARFAVLALGDPTYDRFCGHGRRLDHRLTELGAQRLVERLDREPGDDAAVERWVTGLVAVLTGAAAGAPTGAAPGGGAAEPAGTSPTGTSPGVVASGPARATRSTPGTARLVGRRRLGEPGSAKEVREILLDTSDSPLPVTYQAGDALAVRPVTPLPLVDEWLTATGLDADSPVVLDGTTRPLHDALRTGLDLGRPTPALLRFVAERAGGTAGADLRRLLRGDSRQDLEAWTWDRGVVDVVSGHPVDATAQEWVDALRTLQPRAYSISSSPLVDPQRVRLTVSVVRYANAAGRPRGGTCSTFLADAAPDTEVAVHVQPNAHFHPPADPAAPAVMIGPGTGVAPFVGFLAERAARGHTGDNWLVFGEQHAQTDFWYREELDAWRSDGVLTRLDTAFSRDQRQKVYVQDRLREHGPALWAWLERGAHVYVCGDASRMAPDVDAALREVVARQGRLDAADTTAYVKRLTADRRYARDVY, from the coding sequence ATGACCCTCACGACGACCGCACAGGACGAGCGCACGGCCGCGACGCAGGTCGCGACCGTGTGCTCGTACTGCGGCGTGGGCTGCGGCATCGTCCTCGACGTGGGCGAGGACGGTGCGGTGCGTCGCGCGAGCGGGGACCGGTCGCACCCCGCGAACGCCGGGCGCCTGTGCACCAAGGGCGCGACGAGCGCGACGATGCTGGCGGCCGGCGGGCGGCTGAGCACCGCGCTCGCCCGCACCGAGCGTGGGGCGGCCCCCGTCCCCGTGGACGTCGACGCGGCCGTTGCGGACGTCGCGCGGCGCCTGCGCGAGATCCTCGATCGCGACGGACCCGACGCGATCGCGCTGTACGTGTCCGGGCAGATGAGCATCGAGGCGCAGTACCTGGCCAACAAGCTCGCCAAGGGGTACCTGCGGACCAACCAGATCGAGTCGAACTCGCGGCTCTGCATGGCCAGCGCAGGCACCGGCTACAAGCTGTCGCTCGGGTCCGACGGCCCTCCCGGGTCGTACGAGGACCTCGACCACGCCGACGTGTTCCTGGTGATCGGCGCGAACATGGCCGACTGCCACCCCGTGCTGTTCCTGCGGATGCTCGACCGCGTCAAGGCCGGCGCTCGGCTGATCGTCGTCGACCCGCGGCGCACCGCGACGGCCGACAAGGCCGACCTGTTCCTGCAGGTGCGGCCCGGCACGGACCTCGCGCTGCTCAACGGCCTGCTGCACCTGCTGGTCGAAGCCGGGGCCGTCGACGACGCGTTCGTCGCCGAGCACACCACCGGTTGGGACGCGATGCCGGGGTTCCTCGCGGACTACCCGCCCGACGTCGTCGAGACCCTCACGGGGGTGCCGGCTGCCGACCTGCGGGCCGCTGCCGCGCTGATCGCCGGCGCCGAGAACTGGGTGTCCTGCTGGACGATGGGTCTCAACCAGTCGACGCACGGCACGTGGAACACCAACGCCCTGGTGAACCTGCACCTGGCGACCGGCGCCATCGGCCGGCGGGGGAGCGGGCCCTTCTCCCTGACGGGCCAGCCCAACGCGATGGGCGGCCGCGAGATGGGCTACATGGGTCCGGGTCTGCCGGGTCAGCGCAGTGTGGTCGACGCCGACGACCGCGCGTTCGTCGAGGACCTGTGGGGGGTGCCGCGGGGCACGATCCGCGCCGACGGCGTGGGGACGGGCACCGTCGACATGTTCCGCCGCATGGCCGACGGCGAGATCCGCGCGTGCTGGGTGATCTGCACGAACCCCGTCGCGTCCGTGGGCAACCGGCGCACCGTCATCGAGGGCCTCGAGCGCGCCGAGCTGGTCGTCACGCAGGACGTCTTCGCGGACACCGAGACCAACGCGTACGCCGACGTCGTGCTGCCCGCCGCCATGTGGGCGGAGGCCGACGGGGTCATGGTCAACTCCGAGCGGACGATGACCCTGGCCCGGCGCGCGCTCGCCGCGCCCGGGCAGGCGCTGCCCGACTGGGAGCTGATCGCGCGCGTCGCCACCGCGATGGGCTTCGACGGCTTCGCCTACACCTCGCCGCAGGAGGTGTTCGACGAGCTGCGCCGGTCCTCGAACCCCCGCACCGGGTACGACCTTCGCGGGGTGTCGTACGAGCGCCTGCGCCGCGAGCCCGTGCAGTGGCCCTGCGCGTCGCCCGACGCGCCCGCGCGCAACCCGCTGCGCTACCTCAACGACGGCGAGCACAGCCCGGTCCTCACGCGCCCCGACGGCACGCGACCCCGCCTGGCCTTCGCCACCCCGGACGGTCGCGCCGTCTTCCACGCGCGCCCGCACACCGACCCCGCCGAGATGCCCGACGACGACCACCCGTTCTGGTTCACGACCGGCCGCGTGCAGCACCAGTGGCACACCATGACGAAGACCGGCAAGGTGCCGGCCCTCACCAAGCTCGAACCGGGTCCGTTCGTCGAGGTCAACCCCGCCGACGCCGCGCACCTGGGCCTGGTGGACCGCGCGCCCGTCGAGGTCGCGTCCCGCCGCGGGCGCGCCGTGCTGCCCGTCGTCGTCACCGACCGCGTGCCCCCCGGCACCTGCTTCGCACCGTTCCACTGGAACGACGTCTTCGGGGAGTACCTCGCGGTGAACGCGGTGACCAACGACGCCGTCGACCCGCTGTCCTTCCAGCCCGAGCTCAAGGCGTGCGCCGTCGCCCTGACGCCCGTCGCCGTCGTCGCACCCCCGGCCCCCCTGGCACCCACGGCCCCGGAGCGCGCCGCACCGGGCACCTTCCCGCACGCGACCCCGGAGTTCGACGGACCGGCGACGATGCGCGCCCTCGCGGCGGCGCTCGGCGTCGACGACGTCGCACCCCCGGCGCTCGGGGACGACGAGCGCCGCTACCTCGCGGGCTTCCTCGCCGGCCTGGGGCGCGGCGCCACCGGCACGCCCGTGCTGCCCGCGACCGCCCCGCTGTCCGGCGACCACGCGCTGTGGGTCGACGGGGTCCTCGCCGGGATGTTCTCGCGCGCACCCGCACCGCCGACCGCGTCCGCACCGTCGCACACCGTCACCGTGCTGTGGGCCTCGCAGACGGGCACGGCCGAGGAGGTCGCGGGCGTCGTCGCGCAGCGCCTGGCCGCAGCGGGCCGTGTCCCGCAGGTGGTCGCCATGGACGACGCGCTCGAGAACCTGCCGCGCCACGGCGACGTCGTCCTGGTGACCAGCACGTTCGGCGACGGCGACCCCCCCGACAACGGCGCCGCCCTGTGGGAGGTCCTCGCCGACCCGCAGGCGCCGTCGTTCGCCGGGGCGCGGTTCGCGGTGCTCGCGCTCGGCGACCCCACGTACGACCGGTTCTGCGGGCACGGCCGCCGCCTCGACCACCGGCTGACCGAGCTCGGTGCGCAGCGGCTCGTGGAGCGCCTCGACCGCGAGCCCGGCGACGACGCCGCGGTCGAGCGGTGGGTCACGGGCCTGGTCGCGGTGCTCACCGGGGCCGCGGCCGGCGCCCCGACGGGTGCCGCACCGGGCGGCGGCGCCGCGGAGCCCGCCGGGACGTCGCCGACCGGGACGTCGCCCGGCGTGGTCGCGTCCGGACCCGCGCGTGCGACCCGCTCGACCCCCGGCACCGCGCGCCTCGTCGGCCGCCGCCGCCTCGGCGAGCCCGGTTCGGCCAAGGAGGTGCGCGAGATCCTCCTCGACACCTCCGACAGCCCGCTGCCGGTGACCTACCAGGCGGGCGACGCGCTCGCGGTGCGCCCCGTGACGCCGTTGCCGCTGGTCGACGAGTGGCTCACGGCCACGGGACTCGACGCCGACTCCCCGGTCGTGCTCGACGGCACCACGCGTCCGTTGCACGACGCGCTGCGCACCGGCCTCGACCTCGGCCGTCCGACGCCGGCCCTGCTGCGGTTCGTGGCCGAGCGCGCCGGCGGCACCGCGGGCGCCGACCTGCGACGCCTGCTGCGCGGCGACAGCCGCCAGGACCTCGAGGCGTGGACGTGGGACCGCGGCGTCGTCGACGTCGTCTCGGGGCACCCGGTGGACGCCACCGCGCAGGAGTGGGTCGACGCCCTGCGCACGCTGCAGCCGCGCGCGTACTCGATCTCGTCGAGCCCGCTGGTCGACCCGCAGCGCGTGCGTCTGACGGTGTCGGTCGTCCGGTACGCCAACGCCGCCGGGCGGCCGCGCGGGGGCACGTGCTCGACGTTCCTCGCCGACGCCGCGCCCGACACCGAGGTGGCCGTGCACGTGCAGCCGAACGCGCACTTCCACCCGCCGGCGGACCCGGCGGCACCCGCGGTGATGATCGGCCCCGGCACGGGGGTCGCGCCGTTCGTCGGCTTCCTCGCCGAGCGCGCGGCCCGCGGGCACACGGGCGACAACTGGCTCGTGTTCGGCGAGCAGCATGCGCAGACCGACTTCTGGTACCGCGAGGAGCTCGACGCGTGGCGGTCCGACGGCGTCCTGACCCGGCTCGACACCGCGTTCTCCCGGGACCAGCGGCAGAAGGTCTACGTCCAGGACCGCCTGCGTGAGCACGGCCCGGCCCTGTGGGCGTGGCTCGAGCGCGGCGCGCACGTCTACGTGTGCGGCGACGCGTCGCGCATGGCCCCGGACGTCGACGCGGCGCTGCGCGAGGTCGTGGCCCGCCAGGGCCGCCTCGACGCCGCCGACACGACGGCGTACGTCAAGCGCCTCACGGCGGACCGCCGCTACGCCCGCGACGTCTACTGA
- a CDS encoding molybdopterin-dependent oxidoreductase, giving the protein MTAPTVEARDRASSRADDALAALAGVAAGTVTVGAGSLVALLTGASSDPLVAVGATFVDATPGWLKDLAIATFGTADKLALGVGEALVLAALAASAGFLARRRWAWGAVLVVALGGVAALAATTRPDAGVLAAAPALVGTAGGLWTLRTLLSRLPATRSGDADPTSTTPTPDRRAFLQLTALLTAAGVAGVVVGRVVAVTSRGVDTVRAALRLPAPVRPAPVPSAAVDVGVEGVDPWATPVDEFYRIDTALVVPQVDPAQWRLRVHGLVAHEVEIDWAELLASDLVEAWVTLACVSNPVGGDLVGNQRWLGLPVRDVLARAVPTADADMVLSRSVDGFTASTPLEALTDERDALLAIAMDGAPLPPEHGFPVRMVVPGLYGYVSATKWVTDLEVTRFDRTEAYWTTRGWSERGPVKTQSRIEVPRTRADVRAGDVVVAGTAWAQHRGVERVQVRVDDGAWQDADLAADGGIDTWRQWRWTWRDAPAGRHELAVRAWDPDGPQTGVPAGAVPDGAAGYDTVVVEVT; this is encoded by the coding sequence ATGACGGCCCCCACGGTGGAGGCCCGCGACCGTGCGTCGTCGCGGGCGGACGATGCCCTCGCGGCGCTCGCCGGTGTCGCGGCCGGCACCGTCACCGTCGGCGCCGGCTCCCTCGTCGCGCTGCTCACGGGTGCGTCCAGCGACCCGCTGGTCGCGGTCGGTGCGACGTTCGTCGACGCGACGCCCGGGTGGCTCAAGGACCTGGCCATCGCCACGTTCGGCACGGCCGACAAGCTCGCCCTGGGCGTCGGCGAGGCGCTCGTGCTCGCTGCCCTGGCGGCGAGCGCGGGGTTCCTTGCGCGACGGCGCTGGGCGTGGGGCGCGGTGCTGGTCGTGGCGCTCGGGGGCGTCGCCGCGCTGGCCGCGACGACGCGGCCCGACGCGGGCGTGCTCGCCGCCGCCCCCGCGCTGGTCGGGACGGCGGGCGGGCTGTGGACGCTGCGGACGTTGCTGAGCCGGCTGCCCGCGACGCGGTCCGGGGACGCCGACCCGACGTCCACCACCCCGACGCCGGACCGGCGCGCGTTCCTGCAGCTCACCGCGCTGCTCACTGCCGCCGGGGTCGCCGGGGTCGTCGTGGGGAGGGTCGTCGCGGTGACCTCCCGCGGCGTGGACACGGTCCGCGCGGCGCTGCGCCTGCCCGCACCCGTGCGGCCGGCCCCGGTCCCGTCGGCGGCCGTCGACGTCGGTGTCGAAGGGGTGGACCCCTGGGCCACCCCCGTCGACGAGTTCTACCGGATCGACACCGCGCTCGTGGTGCCGCAGGTGGACCCCGCCCAGTGGCGGCTGCGCGTGCACGGTCTGGTCGCCCACGAGGTCGAGATCGACTGGGCGGAGCTGCTCGCGAGCGACCTGGTCGAGGCCTGGGTGACGCTCGCGTGCGTCTCCAACCCCGTGGGCGGCGACCTCGTCGGCAACCAGCGCTGGCTGGGTTTGCCCGTCCGCGACGTGCTGGCGCGGGCCGTCCCGACGGCGGACGCCGACATGGTCCTGTCGCGCAGCGTCGACGGGTTCACCGCCTCGACCCCGCTCGAGGCACTCACCGACGAGCGCGATGCGCTCCTCGCGATCGCCATGGACGGCGCACCCCTGCCGCCCGAGCACGGCTTCCCTGTCCGCATGGTCGTGCCCGGGCTGTACGGCTACGTGTCCGCGACCAAGTGGGTCACCGACCTGGAGGTCACGCGCTTCGACCGTACGGAGGCGTACTGGACGACGCGCGGCTGGTCGGAGCGCGGCCCGGTCAAGACGCAGTCCCGCATCGAGGTGCCGCGCACGCGTGCCGACGTGCGCGCCGGCGACGTCGTGGTCGCCGGCACCGCGTGGGCGCAGCACCGCGGCGTCGAGCGCGTCCAGGTCCGCGTCGACGACGGCGCCTGGCAGGACGCCGACCTGGCCGCCGACGGCGGGATCGACACGTGGCGGCAGTGGCGGTGGACGTGGCGGGACGCACCCGCCGGACGGCACGAGCTGGCCGTGCGCGCGTGGGACCCCGACGGCCCGCAGACGGGCGTCCCGGCCGGCGCGGTCCCCGACGGCGCCGCCGGCTACGACACGGTCGTCGTCGAGGTCACCTGA
- the nirB gene encoding nitrite reductase large subunit NirB, protein MDPRHLVVVGGGMVAQRLVEALRDRDTDGTWSVTVLAEEPRRPYDRVALTSYFNGRSPEDLSLGDPALWDDPLVSLVRGDKAVAVDREARVVTVASGRTFPYDHLVLATGSYAWVPPMEGADLDGVFVYRTLDDVAALRGYVNNLAEERPVRGVVLGGGLLGLEAAGALDALGARATVLQVDTHLMSAQVDLGGGEALRRLVNRLGIGVRTQSMTTRVLPHRRGGVGRVELADGTRLDADVVVVAAGVRPRDELGRESGLPIGPRGGVVVDDSCLTVDPHVSAVGEVACIQGACIGLVAPGYTMAEVTVDRLLGGGGAVYTGADTATKLKLAGVDVASFGDAFARTPGALEVVWADPVGGVYKKLVMSDDARTLLGGVLVGDASAYAMLRPMVGRELPGDPAAFLLPEGGAGAPDLELPDDAGVCSCNNVSAGAIRHAVAEEGCHDLGAVKACTRAGTSCGSCLPLVKKLMAAELGKLGITVSSALCEHFALSRAQLYDAIRVAGVRTFTEVVERFGTHGRGCDICRPVVASILATTAPAHVLDGERATLQDTNDHVMANLQKDGSYSVVPRMAGGEVTPEGLIAVGEVARDFGLYTKITGGQRVDMFGARIDQLPLIWQRLIDAGFESGHAYGKSLRTVKSCVGSTWCRFGVQDSVALAVMLELRYRGLRSPHKIKLGVSGCARECAEARGKDVGVIATDNGWNVYVGGNGGFTPRHARLLAEDLDTETLVRTIDRFLLYYVRTADRLQRTAPWIEDVEGGLEGVRAVVMDDSLGICADLDEQMAQHVVDYEDEWRATLDDPEKLKRFASFVNAPDVPDPSLAYVPERGQVRPATADERAVLVAGTTLEVRS, encoded by the coding sequence ATGGACCCCCGTCATCTCGTCGTCGTCGGCGGTGGCATGGTCGCGCAACGCCTCGTCGAGGCGCTCCGTGACCGTGACACCGACGGCACCTGGAGCGTCACGGTGCTCGCGGAGGAGCCGCGCCGGCCGTACGACCGCGTCGCGCTCACGAGCTACTTCAACGGCCGCTCGCCCGAGGACCTGTCCCTGGGCGACCCCGCGCTGTGGGACGACCCGCTGGTCAGCCTCGTGCGCGGGGACAAGGCCGTCGCGGTCGACCGCGAGGCGCGTGTCGTCACCGTCGCGTCCGGACGGACGTTCCCGTACGACCACCTGGTGCTCGCGACGGGGTCGTACGCGTGGGTGCCGCCGATGGAGGGTGCCGACCTCGACGGCGTGTTCGTGTACCGCACGCTCGACGACGTCGCGGCGCTGCGGGGCTACGTCAACAACCTGGCCGAGGAGCGGCCCGTGCGCGGCGTCGTGCTCGGCGGCGGCCTGCTGGGTCTGGAGGCCGCCGGGGCGCTCGACGCGCTCGGTGCGCGCGCCACCGTGCTGCAGGTCGACACGCACCTGATGTCGGCGCAGGTCGACCTCGGTGGTGGCGAGGCGCTGCGTCGTCTGGTCAACCGCCTCGGCATCGGCGTGCGCACGCAGTCGATGACGACGCGCGTCCTGCCGCACCGGCGCGGCGGGGTCGGTCGCGTCGAGCTGGCCGACGGCACCCGGCTCGACGCGGACGTCGTCGTCGTGGCGGCGGGCGTCCGGCCGCGGGACGAGCTCGGGCGTGAGTCCGGGCTGCCGATCGGCCCGCGCGGCGGCGTCGTCGTCGACGACTCCTGCCTGACGGTCGACCCGCACGTCTCGGCCGTCGGTGAGGTCGCGTGCATCCAGGGCGCGTGCATCGGCCTGGTCGCCCCGGGCTACACGATGGCGGAGGTCACGGTCGACCGGCTGCTGGGTGGCGGCGGCGCCGTGTACACGGGGGCCGACACCGCGACCAAGCTCAAGCTCGCCGGCGTGGACGTCGCGAGCTTCGGTGACGCGTTCGCCCGCACGCCCGGCGCGCTCGAGGTCGTGTGGGCCGACCCGGTGGGCGGCGTCTACAAGAAGCTCGTGATGTCCGACGACGCCCGCACGCTGCTGGGCGGCGTGCTCGTCGGCGACGCGAGCGCCTACGCGATGCTGCGGCCCATGGTGGGCCGCGAGCTGCCGGGCGACCCCGCGGCGTTCCTGCTCCCGGAGGGGGGAGCGGGGGCGCCCGATCTCGAGCTGCCCGACGACGCGGGCGTCTGCTCCTGCAACAACGTGTCCGCGGGCGCGATCCGGCACGCGGTGGCCGAGGAGGGCTGCCACGACCTCGGTGCCGTCAAGGCGTGCACCCGCGCCGGCACCAGCTGCGGGTCCTGCCTGCCGCTGGTGAAGAAGCTCATGGCCGCCGAGCTCGGCAAGCTCGGCATCACGGTCTCCAGCGCGCTGTGCGAGCACTTCGCGCTGTCCCGCGCCCAGCTGTACGACGCGATCCGCGTCGCGGGCGTGCGGACGTTCACCGAGGTCGTCGAGCGGTTCGGCACGCACGGGCGCGGCTGCGACATCTGCCGCCCGGTGGTCGCCTCGATCCTCGCCACGACGGCGCCCGCGCACGTCCTGGACGGCGAGCGGGCCACGCTGCAGGACACCAACGACCACGTCATGGCGAACCTGCAGAAGGACGGCTCGTACTCCGTGGTGCCGCGCATGGCCGGCGGCGAGGTCACCCCCGAGGGGCTCATCGCGGTCGGTGAGGTCGCCCGCGACTTCGGCCTCTACACCAAGATCACGGGCGGTCAGCGCGTCGACATGTTCGGCGCCCGCATCGACCAGCTCCCGCTGATCTGGCAACGCCTCATCGACGCCGGGTTCGAGTCGGGGCACGCGTACGGCAAGTCGCTGCGCACGGTGAAGTCCTGCGTCGGCTCGACGTGGTGCCGGTTCGGCGTGCAGGACTCCGTGGCCCTGGCCGTCATGCTCGAGCTGCGGTACCGCGGGCTGCGCTCCCCGCACAAGATCAAGCTGGGCGTGTCGGGCTGCGCACGCGAGTGCGCCGAGGCCCGCGGCAAGGACGTCGGGGTCATCGCGACGGACAACGGCTGGAACGTGTACGTCGGCGGCAACGGCGGGTTCACGCCCCGGCACGCGCGGCTGCTCGCGGAGGACCTCGACACCGAGACCCTCGTCCGCACGATCGACCGGTTCCTCCTCTACTACGTGCGCACGGCCGACCGGCTGCAGCGCACCGCCCCGTGGATCGAGGACGTCGAGGGTGGGCTCGAGGGTGTCCGAGCGGTCGTCATGGACGACTCCCTGGGCATCTGCGCCGACCTCGACGAGCAGATGGCGCAGCACGTCGTCGACTACGAGGACGAGTGGCGCGCGACCCTCGACGACCCCGAGAAGCTCAAGCGCTTCGCGTCCTTCGTCAACGCCCCCGACGTGCCCGACCCGTCCCTCGCGTACGTCCCCGAGCGCGGTCAGGTGCGGCCCGCGACCGCCGACGAGCGCGCCGTGCTCGTCGCCGGCACCACCCTGGAGGTCCGGTCATGA
- the nirD gene encoding nitrite reductase small subunit NirD, which translates to MTTLDERATTWLTVCGLDDLPRERGAAALVPDEVDGAAALTQVALFRLLDDTVLAVQQHDPFSDAHVLARGIVGTRRVGEQDVPTVASPMHKQVFDLRTGVCLDLAGKQPVAGRSPDLRTWDVLVVDGQVRVAVAGGAA; encoded by the coding sequence ATGACGACGCTCGACGAACGCGCCACGACGTGGCTGACCGTGTGCGGGCTCGACGACCTCCCGCGCGAGCGCGGTGCCGCGGCCCTCGTCCCCGACGAGGTCGACGGTGCGGCCGCCCTGACGCAGGTGGCCCTGTTCCGGCTCCTCGACGACACCGTGCTGGCGGTCCAGCAGCACGACCCCTTCAGCGACGCGCACGTGCTGGCGCGCGGCATCGTCGGGACGCGGCGCGTCGGGGAGCAGGACGTGCCCACCGTCGCGTCACCCATGCACAAGCAGGTGTTCGACCTGCGCACCGGTGTCTGCCTGGACCTCGCGGGCAAGCAGCCCGTCGCCGGCCGCTCGCCGGACCTGCGCACCTGGGACGTGCTGGTCGTCGACGGGCAGGTCCGGGTCGCCGTGGCCGGCGGTGCGGCGTGA
- the cobA gene encoding uroporphyrinogen-III C-methyltransferase → MTALLGIELAGRPVLVVGGGPVAARRAQALADEGARVHVVAPHVCEPIADLVVAGGARWSDREVVEADLDGVWLVHTATGERATDAAVVGWATARRVFCVDAGGPRRPAAGTARTPATTRAGDVLVGVVSTTGADPRRTVRVRDRLAAHLRAGEVDLRRRRADPDRGRVVLVGGGPGEVGLLTVAGRRALSEADVVVADRLGPTDVLDELPSDVEVIDVGKSPGHHPVPQDEINRILVEQAQRGRVVVRLKGGDPFVYGRGGEEVVACRAAGVPVTVVPGVSSAFAAAAAAGIPLTHRGVVGAVHVMNGTAGWSGAALTGLRERSCTVVVLMGVAALPGLVRDALTGGVDPDVPVAVIERATLPDQRVTRAPLDEVAAVAAARGVRAPAVIVLGEVAAAGLLDAPAVRVRADAPDAATMDA, encoded by the coding sequence GTGACCGCGCTGCTGGGGATCGAGCTGGCGGGTCGTCCCGTGCTCGTCGTCGGTGGGGGACCGGTCGCCGCGCGCCGCGCGCAGGCGCTGGCCGACGAGGGTGCGCGCGTGCACGTCGTCGCACCGCACGTGTGCGAGCCGATCGCGGACCTCGTCGTCGCGGGCGGGGCGCGCTGGTCGGACCGTGAGGTCGTCGAGGCCGACCTGGACGGCGTGTGGCTCGTGCACACGGCGACCGGCGAGCGCGCCACGGACGCCGCGGTCGTCGGCTGGGCGACCGCGCGCCGCGTGTTCTGCGTCGACGCGGGCGGCCCGCGCCGTCCCGCCGCTGGCACGGCGCGCACCCCGGCGACGACGCGGGCCGGTGACGTGCTCGTCGGCGTCGTCTCGACGACGGGCGCCGACCCGCGGCGGACGGTCCGCGTGCGCGACCGCCTCGCGGCGCACCTGCGCGCGGGTGAGGTCGACCTGCGTCGGCGGCGCGCCGACCCCGACCGCGGGCGCGTCGTGCTCGTCGGGGGCGGGCCGGGCGAGGTCGGGCTGCTGACGGTGGCGGGACGTCGGGCGCTGTCCGAGGCGGATGTCGTCGTCGCCGACCGCCTCGGTCCGACCGACGTGCTCGACGAGCTGCCGTCCGACGTCGAGGTGATCGACGTCGGCAAGTCGCCCGGGCACCACCCGGTGCCGCAGGACGAGATCAACCGCATCCTCGTGGAGCAGGCGCAGCGCGGGCGGGTGGTCGTGCGGCTCAAGGGCGGCGACCCGTTCGTCTACGGGCGCGGCGGCGAGGAGGTCGTCGCGTGCCGCGCCGCGGGCGTGCCCGTCACGGTCGTCCCCGGCGTGAGCAGCGCTTTCGCGGCGGCCGCCGCGGCGGGCATCCCCCTGACGCACCGCGGCGTGGTCGGTGCCGTCCACGTGATGAACGGCACGGCCGGCTGGTCCGGCGCCGCGCTCACGGGTCTGCGGGAGCGGTCCTGCACGGTCGTCGTCCTCATGGGCGTCGCCGCGCTGCCCGGCCTGGTCCGCGACGCGCTGACGGGCGGCGTCGACCCCGACGTGCCGGTCGCGGTGATCGAGCGCGCGACCCTGCCCGACCAGCGCGTGACGCGCGCCCCGCTGGACGAGGTCGCGGCCGTCGCCGCGGCACGCGGCGTGCGTGCCCCCGCCGTGATCGTGCTGGGCGAGGTCGCCGCCGCGGGTCTGCTCGACGCCCCCGCCGTCCGGGTGCGCGCGGACGCGCCCGACGCAGCGACAATGGACGCGTGA